A portion of the Gigantopelta aegis isolate Gae_Host chromosome 10, Gae_host_genome, whole genome shotgun sequence genome contains these proteins:
- the LOC121382694 gene encoding uncharacterized protein LOC121382694, translating to MESFCVLLLVVFCHLACPRPLLRDAPAKQDVINSEDHNRVCIDFRCILNSILQTKQYANRDVESRQKLNHNVEISNPMKAYSKAPYQHRLIKRSIDEDEMRIHVHDVHHFMNHKSAKSNLNDEHSFDNVKVGKQTDASSSGILDVGNSKPIKTSHHNSDDTESDDDQGPLYISMAGLLGRARRYCVRKIARLMTMYPQLIKYPIPRAAGPSHLREDPISIADKLRDVSKLTLSELLHLLHAMQHHVRPTPSAGISLHNICCDIG from the exons ATGGAATCGTTCTGTGTTCTCTTGTTGGTGGTGTTTTGTCATCTTGCGTGTCCAAGGCCACTGTTACGTGATGCACCCGCAAAACAAG ATGTCATAAATAGCGAGGACCACAATAGAGTATGTATTGATTTCCGGTGCATCTTGAACTCTATTCTTCAGACAAAACAATACGCTAACAGGGACGTCGAATCCAGACAGAAACTTAACCATAACGTCGAGATTTCTAATCCCATGAAAGCATACAGTAAAGCACCATATCAACATAGACTGATCAAAAGAAGCATCGATGAAGATGAGATGAGGATTCATGTTCACGATGTACATCATTTTATGAACCACAAATCTGCCAAATCAAATCTAAATGATGAACATTCGTTTGATAATGTCAAGGTTGGGAAACAAACGGATGCGTCAAGTTCTGGCATACTCGACGTAGGTAATTCTAAACCAATAAAGACGAGCCACCATAATTCTGATGACACGGAAAGTGACGACGACCAAGGACCCCTGTATATATCCATGGCTGGCCTGCTAGGACGGGCAAGGCGTTACTGTGTAAGGAAAATAGCCAGACTGATGACGATGTACCCGCAACTGATAAAATACCCGATCCCTCGCGCAGCGGGACCGTCCCACTTGAGAGAGGACCCAATATCAATCGCTGACAAACTGAGGGACGTGTCCAAACTGACTCTCAGCGAGCTGCTTCATCTGCTGCACGCAATGCAGCATCATGTCAGACCGACGCCATCGGCTGGTATTAGTCTGCACAATATATGCTGCGACATTGGCTGA